From Dehalobacter sp. 12DCB1:
GAAGCTAGAAGAGCATGGCGCGATGGAATATTCGATCGTTGTCATGGCGACAGCTTCCGACCCGGCTCCGATGCTTTATATTGCACCATATTCTGGTTGTGCGATTGGTGAGTATTTTCGGGACAAAGGTCAGCATGTTCTGGTGGTCTATGATGATCTCTCCAAACAGGCGGTTGCTTACCGCGAACTGTCGCTCTTGTTGAAACGTCCGCCCGGACGTGAAGCTTATCCCGGCGACGTTTTCTATCTCCATTCCCGTTTGCTGGAACGTGCGGCTAAGCTGTCCCCAGAAAAGGGAAGTGGCTCACTGACAGCGCTGCCGATCATTGAGACTCAAGCCGGTGACGTTTCTGCGTATATCCCGACGAACGTTATTTCCATCACCGACGGTCAGATATTCTTGGAATCAGACCTGTTCTTTTCCGGTTTCCGTCCTGCAATCAACGTCGGTATCTCGGTATCGCGTGTTGGAGGAGACGCTCAGATCAAGGCTATGAAACAGGTAGCCGGTCAGCTCCGTCTGGACCTGGCATCTTATCGCGAATTAGCGGCTTTTGCCCAGTTTGGATCTGATCTGGATAAAGCGACTCAAGCCAGACTTAACCGCGGTCAAAAAACCATGGAGATCCTGAAGCAGGGACAATATCAGCCGATGCCGGTCGAAGAGCAGATCATCGTCATCTTTGCGGCGACGAAAGGTTATATCGATGATGTCCCAATGGAAAGAATGAAAGAATTCGAACAGGAACTTCTCCGCTTCATGCGTACGACTCAGATTCCTGAGAAAATCCGTACGGAGAAAGCTCTTTCCAACGAGCTCATGAAAGAAATCGGCGATGCCATCAATGAGTTCAAGCAAGGCTTTTTAGCTTAGAAAGAGTAGGTGAATGAAGTGGCAGGAGTACGCGATATTCGCAGACGGATCCGTAGTGTAGCTAATATGCAGCAGATTACCAAAGCCATGAAGATGGTAGCTGCCGCGAAATTACGGAAGTCTCAGGAAAAAGTCATCGCTTCCCGCCCATATGCCAAACAGCTTCAGAGTGTCCTAGCCCGTCTTGTTCAGAACCAGGCGGAGGCAAGGCATCCGCTTCTGGAAAAACGTCCGGTGGAGAAAGTGGGATATATCCTTGTAACGTCAGACCGAGGTCTGTGCGGAGGATTTAATACCAACTTGAATCGTATGACCAGGAGTCTGCTTGATGAAAAGACGGACGTTCAAGCCGGTTTGGTAGCAGTAGGCCGGAAAGGCATTGATTTTTTTACCAGACGTAATATTGAAATCATTACACAGTTTACTGGATTGGGTGATAGCCCCAATTATAGCCAAGCCAAAGGCATTGCTAAAGATGTCATTGGGTTATATACCCGCGGCGAATTAGATGAGGTTTACCTCGTTTATTCTAAATTCATTTCGGTTCTGTCTCAGGAACCAACCGCTATCAAATTACTGCCGATTGAACCATCCGCAGAAAAGGCCAGTGGCAGCTATATCTTCGAGCCTGAACCCCAGCAAATGTTGGAAAAATTACTCCCCAGCTATGTTGAAAGTCAGATTTTCAGCGCCCTCTTGGAAAGCAAGGCGAGTGAAATGGGGGCAAAAATGACGGCGATGGATTCAGCGACGGAGAATGCCAAAGAAATGATTGGCAAGTTGACATTAATAATGAACAGAGCTCGTCAGGCGGCGATTACCAAGGAAATTTCTGAAATTGTAGGGGGAGCTGCGGCTTTGGAGTAGCTGCTTTTCGTACCTTATCAAAGGAGGTTGCAAGCTTGTGTCAAAAATAGGTAAAGTAATCCAAGTTATGGGCCCGGTTGTTGACATCGAATTTGATCCCGATGCCCTGCCGGAAATCAATAGCGCAATCATTATTCAAAACGAAGCGAAGAAATCCAAACTCACTTTAGAAGTTGCCCAGCATCTTGGTAACGACACCGTACGTTGTGTAGCGATGTCGTCCACCGACGGTCTGACCAGGGGTGTAGAAGCCGTGAATACCGGTGCACCGATCACCATCAGTGTCGGGAATGAAACATTGGGAAGAATGTTCAATGTCTTAGGAGAACCAATCGACAATCTGCCCGCGGTCAAAACTGAACTACAATTTCCAATTCACCGCAAAGCGCCTGCGTTTGTTGATCAGGAAACCACAGATACGATGCTGGAAACAGGGATTAAAGTAGTCGATCTCTTAGCACCATATGCTAAAGGCGGTAAGATCGGACTGTTCGGCGGCGCCGGCGTAGGCAAAACCGTTCTCATCCAGGAGCTCATTAATAACATTGCAACCCAGCACGGCGGTATTTCCGTATTTGCCGGGGTTGGTGAACGTACCCGTGAAGGGAATGACCTCTGGAATGAAATGAAGGAATCCGGGGTTATCAACAAGATGACCATGGTGTTCGGACAGATGAACGAACCCCCCGGAGCCCGTTTGAGAGTAGGACTGACCGGTCTCACCCAAGCTGAATTTTTCCGTGATGAACAGGGACAGGACGTTCTCCTTTTCATCGATAACATCTTCCGCTTTACCCAGGCCGGATCGGAAGTGTCTGCACTTCTTGGTCGTATGCCGTCGGCGGTTGGTTATCAGCCGACTCTCGCTACGGAAATGGGTAACCTGCAGGAACGTATCACGTCAACGAAGAAGGGTTCCATTACCTCAGTTCAGGCGATTTATGTGCCTGCGGACGACTTGACGGACCCTGCGCCGGCTACGGCCTTTGCACATTTGGATGCCAAAACGGTTCTCTCTCGCGCGATTTCCGAAATGGGTATTTACCCGGCGGTGGACCCGTTGGATTCCAGTTCTCAGATCATGACCCCGGACATCGTCGGTCAGGAGCATTACGAAGTTGCCCGCGAAGTGCAGAAGATCCTGCAGCGTTTTAAAGAGCTTCAGGATATTATCGCGATCCTTGGTATGGACGAGCTAAGCGAAGATGACAAGCTACTCGTTAACCGGGCTCGCCGTATTCAGATCTTCCTGTCACAGCCATTCAGCGTTGCTGAAGCATTTACCGGTATGAAAGGCAAATATGTACCGGTCAAAGATACGATCCGGAGCTTCAAAGAAATCTGCGAAGGTAAGCACGATGCTCTGCCTGAGGAAGCGTTCCGGTATGTCGGTACGATTGAAGAGGCGATTGAAAAAGCGAAACAGTTGGGAGCTGTATAACCATGGCTGGAACGTTTAACTTTGTTGTCGTGGCACCCGCCGGCGAAGTCCTGAATACAGAAGTTGAATTCGTCCTTGCACCCGGAGCAGAAGGGGAACTCGGAATTCTAGCCAATCACTCCCCACTCATTGCCAACCTGGTGATCGGCGTTATCCGCTATACCCAAAACGGCAAAGTGGAAAAAATGGCGATCAGTGGCGGTTTCATGGAGGTTGCCCAGAACAAGGTGACGATCCTAGCTGATACTGCCGAGCTTGCTGAATCCATTGATGTTGCCAGGGCAGAAGCGGCCAAAGAGCGCGCCGAAAAACGCATCAGCGAGAAACAGTCCGAGACGGACATACTCAGAGCGGAAGTTGCTTTAAAAAGAGCCGTGGCTAGGCTCAAAGCAACAGAAAAATAGTCTCAGGTTAAAGTGAAAAAAGGATGCAGCGGTCATAGTGCTGCATCCTTTTCTTATCTGATCTTAATTTATTTCTCATTTATTTTAGAAACTTATCAATAGCATCATTCAGTTTATCGATGACTTCGGTATTGTTTTCCTCATAGGCATGGATCAGACAATGATTAATATGATCGCTTAGGATTACTTTGCCAGTGTTGTTAAGTGCCGAGCGGACAGCCGACAGCTGTATCAGTATTTCACTGCAGTCGACTTCATCGTCAACCATTCTTTTTATACCTTCCAGATGACCGATCATTCTGGCCAAGCGGTTTAATACATTTTTCTTGTTTGGATGGATATGAGTATGAGTATGTAGTTTCGTACGATCAAGGCTATTATTTTCCATCGGAGTAGCTCCCTTCAGTAAGTTGCCAGAAAATTCATATATAACATCTTACCATAAAAAGGCTTCAGGCGACATAGTTAAAAGAATTTGTATGTTTTGGGAATCTCCACTTTGGTCAAACTATTAATAAGTTGATGACATTTTAATTATAGATAGGAATGACAACTAATAATAGTAAGCTGGAGTGAGAGATTGTGTCTGGAAAAAAGACCTTGCTTTGTTTGTTCATATCCTTGATCATTATCGCCTTATCAGGATCTTCAGCTGGGATTGCCAGCAACATGAAAGCCCAGAACAATCCTGACAAGGATCTTGTTCTGCTTCTTCATTCAGGACTTGCATCTTGCCAAAATGCCCGTGTCAAATATATTATCTGGACGGAAGATAGCAATAGCCAGAAGGAAATAGAAAGTATTTTGCAGTCTAGTGACTTGCTGTGGAATAAAACTGTCCTGAGCGACTTTGCCAACAGAACGGCCTATCGGTACAGCGCAGAGTTGGAAATTGATCAGGACCAGGAAATTAATGCTCTCAACACGTATGAAGTGCTGGGCCTTCAATTATCCGGACCGGAAACAAAAGTGTACCTTGAAGAAAGCGTTGATCAGGAAATCGATATCCAACGCTATTTTAAAATGAACACCATCAGCATTATTCAAAAAACGGATATTCCATCGCTCTATGCTTTATCCGGTTATACCCAAGGATTAGGGCAGGGTGTTAAGGCCGGGAAGGATACAATCAATATACAGACGGTTACCAGAAAATACGAAGATAACCGAGGAAGGACTGTACTTGCGCTGCCGGCGCTCCTTGAGGAAGTATAGTATATGAACATGATAACTTCCAGATTGACAGTGGTATGAATAAGTTTTCTTTCCTGCTTGCAGGAAAAAAGAACTGAAGAAAAGAACTATTATTGTTGAAATGGAAAAACGGATATGGGATGATTGATACTGGATTGTTTAGACTGGGTCATGATATAATTGTAGTTTAGAAATAGGTCAGGAGATGACAATAATTTGAGCAAATTTGTTGTGACAGGCGGAAGAGAATTAGAAGGGAAAGTGGATGTCAGCGGCGCGAAGAACGCTATATTACCGATTATTGCAGCAAGTCTGCTGACTTCAGATAAAATTGTATTGGAAGAAGCCCCCGATCTGCTCGACGTTCAAGTTATGGGGCAGGTTATCGAATCTCTAGGGGGAAAGGTTAAAAGAAAAAACAAGAAATTACATATTGAAACAAGAGATATCGAAAACATAGAGGCTCCTTACGATCTTATCTCAAAAATGCGAGCATCCATATTTATTATGGGGCCTTTGCTTGCTCGTAAGGGCAGAATCAGGATTTCTCATCCCGGCGGATGCGCAATCGGGTCTAGACCGATTAATTGGCATATTAAAGGTTTGGAGCTGTTGGGAGCCCAGGTACGTATGGATAATGGTTTTTTGGACGTTTCGGCCTCCAGACTGAAAGCGGCAAGAATATATCTGGATTTTCCGAGCGTTGGAGCAACCGAAAATATCATGATGGCTGCTGTAAACGCGGAGGGCACGACCATTGTTGAGAATGCTGCCCAGGAACCCGAAATCGTTGATCTCGCCAATTTTATTAACGAAATGGGTGGTAAAATTCGCGGCGCAGGCACGAATATCATCAACATTGAAGGGGTCAAAGAACTCCATGGGACCACACATACAATCATCCCGGACCGGATTGAAGCAGGAACATACATCTTGATGGCTGCGGCCTGCGGCGGTGAAGTCTTGGTACGGAACGTCATCCCAGTTCACTTGACCTCGCTCTTGGCCAAACTTGATGAAGCCGGCGTAGTATATAAAGAGGAAGATGATGGCATAAGAGTCATTGGCAAAGGAAACTATCATGCTGTAGATATTAAGACCCAAGTGCATCCGGGGTTTTCAACCGATCTGCAGGCTCCGATCATGGCGATGCTTACACGGGCCCATGGGACTTCAATGGTTACAGAGACCGTTTTTGAAAACAGATTCATGCATGTCGAAGAACTGAAAAGAATGGGTGCAGACATCCGGATTGAGGGCAGAAGTGCGATTGTCCAGGGAGTGGAGAACCTTCATCCCGCTACCGTAAGTGCAAGTGATTTGCGGGCCGGAGCGGGCCTTGTTCTGGCAGCGCTGACGGCCAATGGCACCTCGGAAATCAGAGAGATCCATCATATCGAAAGAGGTTATGAATATCTTGAAATTAAATTAAAGGGTATTGGCGCCAATATAACGAAAGAAGAATAACCAACTCGTTGGTATCATATCGTTGCCCTCCTGTGCATACAAATAGGATATGCTTGTACTGCGCAGGAGGCCAAAACGTGAGTCAAAGAATGAAAACAATAACGGCCGCTGTCATGGCCGTTATCTTTTTTGTAGGAATACTGCCCGTGCTTATCAGCTGGTTTGGGGATAAAGACCAGGAAGATCTGGGAAAGCAGGTAAGGGTCAAACTTGCAGATGGCCAGATCAAAGCAATGCCCATTGAGAAATACCTGATTGGGGTAGTTGCAGCCGAAATGCCAGCCGAGTTTGAAACAGAAGCGTTAAAGGCCCAGGCTGTTGCCGCCAGGACCTATGTACTTAAACGTATGGCATCTACTGAAGGCAGCGACTTTGATGTGGACACCACTGTCAATACGCAGGCCTGGAATTCCAACGAAGAAATGCGGACAAAATGGGGAATCATCAACTACTGGAAATATCAGCGCAAGATCACAGATGCGGTTAAAGCTACGCGAGGTAAGGTTATTACGTTTCAGGGAGAAATGATTAATGCGTTTTTCTATAGCAGCTGCGGCCGAAAAAAAACTGAACGGGCTGGAGACGTTTGGAGCACAGATCTGGATTATCTCAAAAATGTGCCGTCCGGGGAAAGTGATCCGCTACGGTTCGTCAAACATCATATCTTTCAGTGTGCTGAATTTTACCAGCTTCTTGGTTTCACCCAGATCCCGGAAAAGTTTTCGGACAGTGATGTTATCCTGGTTGAAAGGACGAAAGCCGGTCGGATAAAAACACTGGCTGTCAGAAACAAAGTATTCAAAGGAACGCAACTTCGGAGCAAGCTTCAGCTTTCCTCGACCGATTTTGAATGGGAGATCCGCGGAACAGAAATTGAGTTTGTAACGTACGGCAAAGGACACGGAGTCGGGATGTCACAATACGGGGCCAATGACCTGGCCCAAAAAGGTGAATCGTACATTGAAATTTTGGGACACTATTATCTGGAGACAAAACTTGAGAAGATCTATTAAGTAAAAGTATATTGCCAGTAGACAAAAGATACATACTTTAAATGATGTATTAACTGGTAAAGGGAAGACAGACTCACTAAATGAGACTGTCTTCCTTTATAACCAGCTTTCTAAAGAATGACTGCCAAAGTTACGAGTAATACGGATGCCCCTAAGGATATAAAATCTCCTGATCTGAAGGCGTAGTACTTATACCCGCTGCCCTTTTTGCGACAGTAGAAGCCGCGAAGCTCAACGGAGATCGCCCCACCCTCAATCCGTTTGACGGAGGAAATTAGAAGCGGTACACACAGCGGCAGAAGAAGCCGTATTTTCTTAAAGAAATTTTTCGTATCGAATTCGACGCCGCGGGCTGTCTGCGCTTCCATGATACCTGCCATTTCGTTTGAAAAAATTGGAATAAAGCGAATGGCTGTCATCAACGCAAACGCATATTTATAGGGAATCCTGAGCCGCTCCACCAGCACGTTAGAAAGATCGTTCATCGGGGTGACCGAGAGCATCAGCGCCAGTGGCATTGTCGCGGCAAGCAGTCGCAAAACAAATAGCAGCGAAAACGATAAACCCTTGTCAGTGATCATAAGATGAAGCGGAAGACTCAGCAGGACGATACCATCTCTCACGAACAAGATCTGTAGCACAAATAGAACCACGGAAAATTTAAGCAACGCTTTCAGCATTCGGATGGAACGGTTAAATACACCTGCTGAAGCAGCAAGTAGCAAATTCAGCACAATAATAGCGATTACATAAAGATGTAGGTCACTGATAAAGCATGAGACACAGAGAATAAGCGAAAGTAGCAGTTTGGTCAGCGGATTAAGGCGGTGCAAAAAGGAGTTGCCGGGAACATAATCTAAAAAGCCTGTCATCTTTTGCACCTGCTTTCAATTCTTTCCACCATCTGCGTGACAGTAAATATATTTTTAAAATGCTCGCCTAAACGCAGTGCGAGCGCAGGGATCTGAGCAGGAGCTACGGAAGCGGCAGCCAGCATATCAAGATGGGTCATCATCGCAGCGGTATCGCCGTCTCCGAGAAGTTTTCCTCCGCTTACTACGAGCACCCGTTTGGCATAATCCTGGACGAGTTCCATATCATGAGTGACCATGATGATGGTGGTTCCATTCTCATTAAGTTCCCGGATCAGCTTCATAATATGAGTACATTCACTGTAATCCAGCCCTGTTGTCGGTTCATCGAGAATAAGCACCTCTGGCCTACAGGCTAGAACAGAAGCCAGTGTCACCCGCTGGCGGTCGCCTCGGCTAAGCGTGAACGGGTCGGCATTTCCGTCTAAGCCGAATTGCCCGATCATGTCTTCACAGCGTTCCTGGCGCAAGTCGACATCATCAAGCACGCATTCGAGTCCAAACATAATTTCACCGCGGATGGTATTTTGGCAAATCTGGCGGTCAGGGTTTTGAAACAGAAACCCAATCAATTTAGCAAGGCTGCTGGTGCGTGTCGTTCGGGTATCATTACCGTTGACCGTCACCCGTCCCGCTGAGGGTTTCAGGAGTCCGTTGCAGAGCTTACTGAGCGTTGATTTACCCGCACCGTTTTCGCCAATGACAGCCGCAAAATCTCCCTTATTGACCTGGAATGAAACATCGCCGATTACAGGGCTGGAGCCATAGGTAAAACTGACATGCTCAAATATGATCATACTTAAGCACCTCATTTACCATTTTCTCAGCCTCATCCAAATTCAGAGGCAGTTCTCCGTGGTAAAGTCCTTTGTTGATCAGCAGGTTGGCCAGGGTCACAATCCTGGGGACATTGACGCCGATTTGTTCAAGGTCTGTACTGTTCTGGAGTACCTGCCGCACAGGTCCCTGATGCAGAATCTCTCCATCATGCATCACAACAAGCCGGTTGACGTACTCACATAAAAGCATAATTTTTTGTTCAACGACAATGATCGTCATGCCATAATCTTTATTTAGCGTCCGAAGCATCTGGAAAATTTGCATGCTGCTCTGTGGGTCAAGTTCACCGGTAGGTTCATCGAGAAGAAGGACAGATGGACGGAGCGCAACGATAGCAGCAATAGCAACCTTTTGTTTTTGTCCTCCCGATAGAGTATGGATGCTGCGGTATCGCAGACCGGCGATCCCAATCGTATCTAGGGCTTCATTTACACGGGTTTCAATTTCTTCACGCGGTATGCCAAAGTTCTCAAGCCCGAAGAGTAGTTCATCTTCAACGACAGAGGCTACCATCTGACCATCAATATCCTGAAATACACTGCCAATAAAAGAAGATAGCTGTTCAGGATGAACCTCAACGGTATCCACATCGTCGACAATAACACTGCCATAAAAATCACCCGTGAAATGATGGGGAACAATTCCGTTCAGTGTGTAGGTCAGGGTCGACTTGCCGGCGCCGCTGCTTCCGATGATGCCTACAAAGTCGCCTTTGTTAATACGAAGGTTAATATTTTTTAGGGCGGAGCGGTGACTGCCTTTATATTTAAAAGTGAGATCGTTGATTACTATCATTGCGTAATGGTCCTTTCACGACAAAACAGATAAAGTGGTTTAAGGTTCTTATTTTTTAAGGGCAAGCTTCAACGGAATATAGAGCACTTGGACAATGATTGCATTGATGGCTGCCGTTCCAAAAATGATCGCCAGAAAGATTGCCAGCGGAGTAGGTTTAATATCTGCACCGGTGTAATACATCAGATACATAATTCCAACAAACGAAAAACCGCTGACAAGGGTAGAAAAAAATGTGGCAACAATTGGTTTAAAAGAAATTTTACCAATGTTCATCGGTATCAGAATAAGCAGTGATATTGCAATCGCTCCAAGCAGTTCGCTGGCAAAGTTAATGTAGGGCTGCCCCGGGAAGAACTGACAGATCGCACCGGCCAGAAGCCCGATAATGGCCGCTTCGCGCAAACGGGGTTTAATAAGCAGGATAATCAGACAGTACATCGCGATAATGAAGTTCGGCTTCATGCCGAAGTTAATAACCGAGCCTACAAAAAATTTGAGTACCGCTCCTGCTGCGAGCAAAACGCCGATAAGGAGAAGATCTGATACGGTAAGCCCTTTTTTATTTTCGGTAAGAACGACTCTTTTTTCCATGATAAGCATCCTTTCTGCACATTTATTCTTTTTTCATTTGCCGCCCATGCCAGCGGTTTCGGTGTTTAGTTGGTATAATCGTGACATCGCGGCATAAGGCCGTCCATGGCAAATAAAAAAGTCTGTCCTTACGAAACAAGGACAGACATAAATATCTGCGGTACCACCTTCATTGATTAGTCCAAAACGGACAAATCCACTCTTACAAAAATGCCAACACATTTTCTGCCATTAACGCAGGCCTTCGTCTCAGATACTCGGGAGAAAATACCCTTTCACCTTGCCCTCAGTGGTCCATTTGCCAAGTTGCATTTCCGCAGGGTTTCCACCATTCCCCGCTCTCTGGAGGCGCATACCTTCGGTTTGATCTCCACTTCAATGGTTTTAGTAGATTATTCAGCTCAGCAGAGCGTAACATAGAAAAGTTTTCTTGTCAATATAAAATAATGGATTTTACGGATTAAGCGGATCAGAAATTGTTGCTGTAAAATGTTTGGGCTCTAGAAATTTGGATAGCTTAAAAAAGGAATTCTAAATAAATGGTCAGCTGTGATCTGAACTTCTTTCGGCATTTCAAGACTGTGCGAGGAGTTCTCTGCCTGCGAATCAGTGTACATTATTTACCAGTAAGGGACATCCTCTTTAGGATGTCTTTTTCATTTGTACCAGCATATAAATGAACTAAAACATTGCAGGTACAAAGGGGAGAGGGAGAGTGCAGGAACATATCAAAAGAAGAGCTTTAGATATTGGCAACTATATTATAGAATCAAGCTGTACAGTGCGGCAGACCGCACAAATATTCGGGGTATCCAAGTCGACGGTACATAAAGATGTAACAGAAAGATTGCCGTTGATTAACAAACGGCTTTCCTCTCAGGTCAAGCATGTCCTTGAAAGCAATAAAGCCGAGAGGCATATTCGGGGAGGAGAAGCAACCAAGAAGAAATACATGCATACGGAGGATTAGCTCCTGAAAGACCAGTCAGAAAATATAGGTCGTAAAAAACGGAAAGAAAGAGGAAAACATAAAATTACATCGAATAATATGAACGGAGTCATGAAAAAAATCTCCCCTAAAGGGAGATTTAATTTTAGCTGCCGCCCTGCATGTTAAAGCTTGGCGTCTGCCAAGTCTTTCTTATTTTCATGGGACAAGCCAATAGAATTGTGGAGTGAAAGGGGCAACACCTGATGTTTGGGACTGATCTTGGGATTGATTTAGGCACGGCGAGTGTTCTGGTCTATGCACAAGGCAGGGGTATCGTTTTGCACGAGCCTTCGGTCGTTGCGATTGATAAGAGCACAGGTAGAAGAATTGCGGTGGGGGAAGAGGCCAGAATGATGATTGGCAGGACTCCCGGAAGCATTACGGCTATCAGGCCGATGAGGGATGGAGTCATTGCAGATTATCAGACTACCGAAATCATGTTGAAATATTTACTCAAAAAAGCAGGAATAAAAAACTGGCCTTTTTTAAAAAATAGAGTTGTTGTCTGTATACCGTCGGGAGTCACCGAAGTTGAAGAAAGGGCTGTAAGACAAGCTGCTATGAAAGCCGGTGCCGGACAGGTCAAAGTAATTGAGGAACCTTATGCAGCTGCCCTGGGGGCTGGTATGGATATATACGGGCCCGAAGGAAACATGATCGTCGATATCGGCGGCGGAACGACAGATATTGCAGTAATCAGCCTGGGTGGAATCGTAACCAAAAAAAGCATCCGCATGGGCGGGGATAAACTGGATGAATCTATTATCAGGTTTATTCGGAGAGAATTCAATTTGATGATCGGGGAAAGAACAGCGGAAGATATCAAAATCAGAGTCGGCTGCGCCGTTCCGGAAGGGAAAACAGACGGCGCAGAGATCGATGTTAGAGGAAGGGATCTCATCACCGGACTCCCGAAGACCATTACGGTAGATTCAAAAATAACATATAAAGCGATGGAAGAATCACTGGAAGTAATTATAGCCGGA
This genomic window contains:
- the spoIIID gene encoding sporulation transcriptional regulator SpoIIID, with amino-acid sequence MQEHIKRRALDIGNYIIESSCTVRQTAQIFGVSKSTVHKDVTERLPLINKRLSSQVKHVLESNKAERHIRGGEATKKKYMHTED
- the mreB gene encoding rod shape-determining protein MreB; translation: MFGTDLGIDLGTASVLVYAQGRGIVLHEPSVVAIDKSTGRRIAVGEEARMMIGRTPGSITAIRPMRDGVIADYQTTEIMLKYLLKKAGIKNWPFLKNRVVVCIPSGVTEVEERAVRQAAMKAGAGQVKVIEEPYAAALGAGMDIYGPEGNMIVDIGGGTTDIAVISLGGIVTKKSIRMGGDKLDESIIRFIRREFNLMIGERTAEDIKIRVGCAVPEGKTDGAEIDVRGRDLITGLPKTITVDSKITYKAMEESLEVIIAGVKDVLERTPPELAADIMNRGIVLTGGGSMVNSLDLRISKETGLIVTLADHPISCVALGTGKVLKNSFK
- a CDS encoding tryptophan transporter, which codes for MEKRVVLTENKKGLTVSDLLLIGVLLAAGAVLKFFVGSVINFGMKPNFIIAMYCLIILLIKPRLREAAIIGLLAGAICQFFPGQPYINFASELLGAIAISLLILIPMNIGKISFKPIVATFFSTLVSGFSFVGIMYLMYYTGADIKPTPLAIFLAIIFGTAAINAIIVQVLYIPLKLALKK